In the Xiphias gladius isolate SHS-SW01 ecotype Sanya breed wild chromosome 7, ASM1685928v1, whole genome shotgun sequence genome, TAGTTGAGGATTTTTGTGGGTTATTTAACTTTGAagattgctttaatttttttttttttggattaaacgTGTTTTGTCTCTCGGATAATCGTGTACAACAAAACAAGATCTTTTGTTTTAGGTCCAACAGAGAGATTTTTGTATAACAATTCTGTCCAGCAAGACTCCAGCAGCTTTTCTGCTCACTGTTACAGTATCATCCACCGTTTTCACGAGACCGTTTTTGGTtcagagcacacacaaacagttaaaCTAGAGGGGGAGAGTTCTGACAGAGGTTATTGTCTTCGACTCAGCGGGGAACCTCAGACAAATCCCTCTTAGATGCAGGTGGTCAGGCACAAGCAAAGAGTTAAGTCCTGCGGTCCCTTTGCCCCTCCTCTTTGATGTTCTGACATCATTAGTCCGGCCCCCTGTAAGATCTCCTTGCTTTCCTCAGAGCCCGTCACTTCTACTCTGGAATGTTTACAGGAACCTCATGAGCAGCATCAGGACCAAGCGTTTGTCAGAGGACATGCTCTGAGGAGACCTCTGGTTCGGGGGATCACAGCGGATGCCACAGGTGTAGCCGCCGGGCTCAGCAGAGTTATGGCTGTTCAGACTGCAATCATGAACCCTCAGTTCATGAATTTCTGCTTCCCCGGTTCCGTGGTGGAGTACGACGTGGAGAAAAGTCTGGATGGGAGTCTTCTGGTGGAGGCAGAAACTGACGAGGACTACAAAGAGACCACTCGGGACTTGCTGAGCTTCATAGACTCAGCCTCCAGCAACATCAAGCTGGCTTTGGACAAACCAGTGAAATCCAAAAGGAAAGTCAACCACCGTAAGTATCTACAGAAGCAGATCAAGAGGTGCACTGGCATTATAACACCAGGGAACGTAGCAGAAACCCCAGTAAAAAGACAGGGGTCCCCCCCGGCTCAGCCCAGCCCTTTGCAGAGCAAAACTCTACCTAAGCGTGATGGGGTCCAGGGGTCCAACTTACAAAGCAAGAGCTTGGCAGCCCTCTTCAGCCCTGTGAAGGATATAAGGGGTGAAAAAGCCAAGAAGCCACCCCTGAGGCACCGCAATCTGCCCCCCTCTTTCTTTACTGAGCCTGCCAACTGCTCTAAAGTCAGCTCCACGTCTGGGATGACGCTGAAGGACCTGGAACGAGGAAATCCCGAGGCTGCAGACTTCTTCGAGCTCTTAGGCCCCGATTACAGCAACATGGTCAGTGACCAGGACCTCTATCAGAGCGTGCCTCTCCGAGCGCAGCCGGAGGTGGGAGGCCCGGATCCTGCTTCCTACGATGCTCACCATTTAGTTGGCGGTCTCCTCTACTCTGAGCCCTGGACTAGCTGCTCTGGACCCTCTAAGAAACTAGGGGAGAGCCTGAGGACAGGCCCAGCCCAACCTCCTGTCTACTGTCACTCTGAGGCCGCCACTGGGCCCATAGAGGACAACGCACTGTGCACTTTGG is a window encoding:
- the LOC120792222 gene encoding LOW QUALITY PROTEIN: protein FAM181B (The sequence of the model RefSeq protein was modified relative to this genomic sequence to represent the inferred CDS: inserted 3 bases in 2 codons) gives rise to the protein MQVVRHKQRVKXPAVPLPLLFDVLTSLVRPPVRSPCXSSEPVTSTLECLQEPHEQHQDQAFVRGHALRRPLVRGITADATGVAAGLSRVMAVQTAIMNPQFMNFCFPGSVVEYDVEKSLDGSLLVEAETDEDYKETTRDLLSFIDSASSNIKLALDKPVKSKRKVNHRKYLQKQIKRCTGIITPGNVAETPVKRQGSPPAQPSPLQSKTLPKRDGVQGSNLQSKSLAALFSPVKDIRGEKAKKPPLRHRNLPPSFFTEPANCSKVSSTSGMTLKDLERGNPEAADFFELLGPDYSNMVSDQDLYQSVPLRAQPEVGGPDPASYDAHHLVGGLLYSEPWTSCSGPSKKLGESLRTGPAQPPVYCHSEAATGPIEDNALCTLAFPNFFTDCSVPQVTYDLSGGYNRANYSSL